The following are from one region of the Magallana gigas chromosome 4, xbMagGiga1.1, whole genome shotgun sequence genome:
- the LOC105335450 gene encoding store-operated calcium entry regulator STIMATE, translating into MAASSVVLDNKTHSDLVDETNLMGTKEYHCNSGDLMGGLGLVVQAVLAFLAFTSLIVKRYCEPIYERRPWKIWFFDTSKQGFGAAVIHFANVFLADMFQGDPCTWYFVSFVLDSTIGLFVIYIGLKLTQLIVRKLKWDSLKFGEYGNPPACSTWVGQCALYILVMILEKILMTLLIQFDFWKKVRTFLMSPIKDPKVELVIVMFIVPLVVNAFIFWVVDNFLKRKIKGTKTIYVSDIDTTVKYSKTKDEARCYNRIEKTEDYFESDILASTDDEPDLRFRCTDGTEKLLA; encoded by the exons ATGGCAGCCTCTTCAGTTGTCTTGGACAACAAAACGCACAGTGATCTAGTCGACGAAACTAACCTAATGGGAACGAAAGAGTACCACTGCAATAGTGGAGACCTAATGGGAGGATTGGGGCTAGTGGTGCAAGCTGTGTTAGCATTCCTAGCTTTCACATCTCTAATAG TTAAAAGATACTGTGAGCCAATATATGAAAGACGACCCTGGAaaatatg GTTCTTTGACACTTCCAAGCAGGGATTTGGGGCTGCTGTCATCCATTTTGCCAATGTCTTCCTAGCAGACATGTTTCAAGGAGACCCATGCACATG GTATTTTGTAAGCTTTGTACTGGACTCCACGATTGGTCTGTTTGTAATCTACATCGGCCTCAAGCTCACTCAACTTATCGTCCGCAAGCTCAAGTGGGACTCGCTGAAGTTTGGAGAATATG GGAACCCCCCTGCCTGCAGTACCTGGGTGGGACAGTGTGCCCTCTATATACTGGTGATGATCCTGGAGAAAATTCTCATGACTCTTCTCATCCAGTTTGACTTCTGGAAAAAG GTGAGGACGTTTCTGATGTCCCCCATTAAGGACCCCAAAGTGGAGCTGGTGATTGTGATGTTCATTGTACCTCTAGTTGTAAAT GCGTTTATCTTTTGGGTGGTAGACAACTTCCTTAAGAGGAAAATTAAAGGCACAAAGACAATATACGTCAGTGATATAGACACAACTGTGAAATACAGCAAAACCAAAGATGAGGCGAGGTGCTATAACAGAATCGAAAAGACGGAGGATTATTTTGAATCGGACATCTTGGCTTCCACTGATGATGAACCGGACTTGCGATTTCGTTGTACCGACGGTACAGAGAAATTACTAGCATGA